The proteins below are encoded in one region of Drosophila santomea strain STO CAGO 1482 chromosome 3R, Prin_Dsan_1.1, whole genome shotgun sequence:
- the LOC120454166 gene encoding cilia- and flagella-associated protein 161: MYGPGVKVGNWLETALSEEMRVSEMKKRRESGNLLLDRTRGVYDRFYQGTVLGPPQDVLAFGVVVQIRPVNISVCRQQVADQNLVLSVVITQEGLHRNCNTINEMCDLTVAPSPHPALRNSFRIVSPNEDDRTGQYLAYGEKFRLQALEPADEPMYVFSGPKRLNLSLPVDKAFFTTKNGEVTLPLGLVSHKNCGPSARVPTSHTHFFCAHKDPDLRFESEGKTIPVHNPLIIVHAVTNRNLAVENVLANTLFGPEFQVSVQTYKNVYKRETWKNQWKFTY; encoded by the exons ATGTACGGTCCTGGGGTGAAAGTGGGCAACTGGCTGGAAACTGCCTTGTCGGAGGAG ATGCGTGTGAGTGAAATGAAGAAGCGGCGGGAGAGCGGTAACCTGCTGCTGGACAGAACCCGCGGCGTCTACGACCGCTTCTACCAGGGAACAGTGCTGGGTCCTCCGCAGGATGTTCTGGCCTTCGGAGTGGTGGTGCAGATCCGGCCCGTGAATATCAGTGTCTGTCGCCAGCAGGTTGCGGATCAGAACCTGGTGCTGTCGGTGGTAATTACTCAGGAGGGACTTCATCGCAACTGCAACACCATCAACGAGATGTGCGATCTCACGGTGGCTCCTTCGCCACATCCCGCATTGCGCAACAGCTTCAGGATTGTCAGTCCGAACGAGGATGACCGTACCGGTCAGTATCTGGCCTATGGCGAAAAGTTCCGACTGCAAGCCCTGGAGCCCGCTGATGAGCCCATGTATGTTTTCAGCGGACCCAAGAGGCTGAACCTCTCGCTCCCTGTGGACAAGGCGTTCTTCACCACGAAAAACGGCGAGGTTACACTTCCGCTCGGCTTAGTATCCCATAAG AACTGTGGCCCTTCTGCCCGAGTGCCCACTTCCCACACTCACTTTTTCTGCGCCCACAAGGATCCTGATCTTCGATTTGAAAGCGAAGGCAAAACCATACCC GTACACAATCCGCTGATCATTGTTCACGCGGTGACCAATCGAAATTTGGCTGTGGAGAATGTTTTGGCCAACACCTTGTTTGGCCCCGAGTTCCAGGTGTCCGTGCAGACGTACAAGAATGTTTACAAGCGCGAGACCTGGAAAAACCAGTGGAAGTTCACGTATTGA